The region CGGTCGGTGCCACAGGAGCGAGAACAGGCAGATGGCCCCGAGCGCGCCCGTCACGAACGACTCGCGCATCAGCACGAGCTTGGGGTCACCGCTCAGGAACGCGGTCGCGGCGCCGACGGTGATCCCCACCAGGACAAAGACCCCGATAATGTCGAGCGTGCGGCTGCGGATCAGGCTCAGGACGTTGCCGAGCGCCGGGAACACCCCGGACAACACGAGCGCGAGTGACGGCGACATGCCCGGCACCCGATGCGTCAGAAACGTGTACGCCAGGTAGGGGCATGCGACATCCAGCACCAGAATCGGTACCAACCCGCGCGCGCTGAACCCTTCCTGGGACCGACCGCTAGACACGGCGTCCGGCCGCCTACGGTTTCGTGACCATGAGGTACAGCGCGGCGAGAGGCAGCAGCGTGGCGATCCCGCCCCACAGCGCCCAGCGCGCGGACAGGCGCCGGAACTCGGGGGCGAGACTCCCGGACCGGCGCGCGGCGTCCGCGACCGTGATCAACCGGCGCTGGATGGGCACGAGCACGAGCAGATAGAGGAGCACCGTGACCCAGTACAATCCCTGCCCCCACTCCAGCCATGGGAGGCCGTGGAGGGGAAACGGACGCCGCACCGCCATCGCGTACCCGGTGACCGCGATCAGCGCCGCCCCCGGCACCGTAAACGCCAGATCGGTCAGCCCCACCAGCCGCTGGGCGAACGCGATTGTCGCGAGATCACCCGTCCGGTCGGCGCGTGCCTTCCACATTGCGGTCACCATGATGTTACCGAGGAACAGCACCGCACCGAAGATGTGCAGGAACTTGATAAGCGTGTACATCGGCCGTCTCTTCCGCCTGGAGAGGGCGCGGTCCTGCACCGTGCGTGCGGTCGCGGCATGGATGCCGGAAACCCACAAGGGACTCGTTCCCGCCGCGTGGAATGCCGATCGCTAGTCGTCCCCCCGGCCGCGCGCGAATCGCGCGAGGCGGACCGGTTGCCCTTGTGGGGCCCCGCGGAGAGGAGCGAGGCGAGAGGTGGAGCCGCGTCCGTGGCATCGATTCTACGGCAATGCCGTCCCCGCATCGATCACGTTCCCCGACGCCCCGCTGCCCTCGTTTCTCCGAACGGCCGCCGATCGCTTCCCGAATCGCCCCGCCGTCTTGCTGGCCGGCCCCGGATTCACCGGATCCCTGACGTACCGCGCCCTGGACCGGCAGAGTGATCGGTTCGCCAACGCGCTGATCGGTGCGGGAGTGAGACCGGGGGACCGCGTCGCGGTGTCCCTGCCCAACCTTCCACAGTACCCCATCG is a window of bacterium DNA encoding:
- a CDS encoding VC0807 family protein, whose protein sequence is MSSGRSQEGFSARGLVPILVLDVACPYLAYTFLTHRVPGMSPSLALVLSGVFPALGNVLSLIRSRTLDIIGVFVLVGITVGAATAFLSGDPKLVLMRESFVTGALGAICLFSLLWHRPLLFFIGRDFSTGHDPVRVAEFNALWQRAGARRVFRIMTTVWGVGWVGEFALKVLLVLSLSIPRMLVVGPIVSNGVTIALILWTLRYARESRRRGEALRAAAGSTSPPSSPPP
- a CDS encoding DUF2269 family protein, translated to MYTLIKFLHIFGAVLFLGNIMVTAMWKARADRTGDLATIAFAQRLVGLTDLAFTVPGAALIAVTGYAMAVRRPFPLHGLPWLEWGQGLYWVTVLLYLLVLVPIQRRLITVADAARRSGSLAPEFRRLSARWALWGGIATLLPLAALYLMVTKP